Proteins encoded together in one Streptomyces umbrinus window:
- a CDS encoding rhamnulokinase: MKSYAAVDLGASSGRVMVGRVGPDSLELTEAHRFPNRPVRTPEGLRWDILALYAGVLDGLRAAGQVDSVGIDSWAVDYGLLDADGALLGNPVHYRDTRTQGVAEKVWAGVPAAELYAATGLQYAPFNTLYQLVAAHSSSQLAHARRLLLIPDLLAYWLTGVLGTELTNASTTQLIDPRTRDWSYDIAERLGIDLTLFAPLRQPGDPAGLLRQSVLDETGLTGPVPVTTVGSHDTASAVAAVPAVGGERFAYICTGTWSLAGLELEAPVLTEASRAANFTNELGLDGTVRYLRNIMGLWLLQECVREWGDPDLGDLLSAAAEVPALRSVVDAGDAAFLAPGRMSARIADACRESGQPVPESPAEITRCIVDSLALAHRRAIAQAQELADHPVDVVHIVGGGTRNALLCQLTADACGLPVVAGPAEAAALGNVLVQARTHGLVGDRTSMRELLARTQPLTRYEPRGTTSAWQAAEARPTGR, from the coding sequence GTGAAGTCGTACGCCGCGGTCGACCTCGGCGCGTCCAGCGGGCGCGTCATGGTCGGCCGCGTGGGCCCCGACTCGCTGGAGCTGACGGAGGCGCACCGCTTCCCGAACCGGCCGGTGCGGACGCCCGAAGGGCTGCGCTGGGACATCCTCGCGCTGTACGCGGGTGTCCTCGACGGGCTGCGCGCGGCAGGGCAGGTCGACTCCGTCGGCATCGACAGCTGGGCCGTGGACTACGGCCTGCTGGACGCCGACGGGGCGCTCCTCGGTAACCCGGTGCACTACCGCGACACCCGTACCCAGGGCGTCGCGGAGAAGGTGTGGGCCGGCGTGCCCGCCGCCGAGCTGTACGCGGCGACCGGGCTCCAGTACGCGCCCTTCAACACGCTGTACCAGTTGGTGGCCGCCCACTCGTCGTCCCAACTGGCTCACGCACGCCGCCTGTTGCTCATCCCCGACCTGCTGGCGTACTGGCTCACGGGCGTGCTGGGTACCGAGCTCACCAACGCCTCCACGACCCAGCTGATCGACCCACGCACCCGCGACTGGTCGTACGACATCGCGGAGCGCCTCGGCATCGACCTGACGCTGTTCGCGCCGCTGCGGCAGCCCGGGGATCCGGCGGGGCTGCTCCGGCAGAGCGTGCTGGACGAGACCGGGCTGACCGGTCCGGTGCCGGTGACGACGGTCGGCTCGCACGACACCGCCTCCGCGGTGGCCGCGGTTCCGGCCGTGGGCGGCGAGCGCTTCGCCTACATCTGCACCGGCACTTGGTCCCTGGCGGGCCTGGAGCTGGAGGCGCCGGTCCTCACCGAGGCGAGCCGCGCGGCCAACTTCACCAACGAACTGGGCCTGGACGGCACGGTCCGCTATCTCCGGAACATCATGGGGCTCTGGCTGCTCCAGGAGTGCGTACGGGAATGGGGAGACCCCGACCTGGGGGACCTCCTGTCGGCCGCCGCCGAGGTACCCGCGCTGCGGTCCGTCGTGGACGCGGGGGACGCGGCCTTCCTGGCCCCCGGCCGCATGTCGGCCCGGATCGCGGACGCCTGCCGGGAGTCGGGGCAGCCCGTGCCCGAGTCGCCCGCCGAGATCACGCGCTGCATCGTCGACTCGCTCGCCCTGGCCCACCGCCGGGCCATCGCCCAGGCCCAGGAACTGGCCGACCACCCGGTCGACGTCGTACACATCGTCGGCGGCGGCACCCGCAACGCCCTGCTCTGCCAGCTGACCGCCGACGCCTGCGGCCTCCCGGTCGTGGCGGGCCCCGCGGAAGCGGCAGCCCTCGGCAACGTCCTCGTCCAGGCCCGAACCCACGGCCTGGTCGGCGACCGCACGTCGATGCGCGAACTGCTCGCCCGTACGCAGCCCTTGACCCGCTACGAACCCCGGGGCACCACGTCGGCATGGCAGGCCGCCGAGGCTCGCCCGACAGGCCGATGA
- a CDS encoding (Fe-S)-binding protein: MRVALFLTCVNDTLYPDTGRAVVKLLTRLGVDVDFPMAQTCCGQAHYNTGYRHQAEPMARHFSDVFGGYEAIVTPSGSCGAMVRELYPRMGERARAEGRGDTLAATLAPVVPKTYELTEFLVDVLGVTDVGAYYPHTVTYHPTCHGLRSLGLGDRPRRLLQSVKGLELKELPGADECCGFGGTFAVKNSDVSAAMGADKVRNAESTGADVLCAADNSCLMHIGGTMTRLRTDMRPVHIAEILASTEEETHA, from the coding sequence ATGCGTGTCGCTCTGTTCCTGACCTGTGTCAACGACACGCTCTATCCGGACACCGGCCGTGCCGTGGTGAAACTGCTGACCAGGCTGGGCGTGGACGTCGACTTCCCGATGGCGCAGACATGCTGCGGGCAGGCGCACTACAACACCGGCTACCGTCACCAGGCCGAGCCGATGGCCCGGCATTTCTCCGATGTTTTCGGTGGGTACGAAGCGATCGTGACCCCGTCCGGTTCGTGCGGCGCGATGGTGCGGGAGTTGTACCCGCGGATGGGCGAGCGGGCGCGCGCCGAGGGCCGCGGGGACACCCTCGCGGCGACGCTCGCACCGGTCGTGCCGAAGACGTACGAGCTCACCGAGTTCCTGGTGGACGTGCTCGGGGTGACGGACGTGGGCGCGTACTACCCGCACACCGTCACGTACCACCCCACCTGTCACGGACTGCGGAGCCTCGGGCTCGGCGACCGGCCGCGCCGACTGCTCCAGTCCGTCAAGGGACTTGAGCTCAAGGAGCTGCCCGGCGCGGACGAATGCTGTGGCTTCGGCGGCACGTTCGCCGTCAAGAACTCCGATGTATCCGCGGCGATGGGGGCCGACAAGGTGCGCAACGCGGAGTCGACGGGCGCCGACGTGCTGTGCGCCGCTGACAACTCCTGCCTCATGCACATCGGCGGCACCATGACCCGGCTCAGGACGGACATGCGTCCGGTGCACATCGCGGAGATCCTGGCGAGCACGGAGGAGGAGACCCACGCATGA
- a CDS encoding LutB/LldF family L-lactate oxidation iron-sulfur protein, with protein sequence MSGGTFVGMPSFPKAAHEAVHNQTLRGNLRHATHTIRAKRANAVAEVSDWAELREAGKQIKDHTLRHLDRYLVQLEESVTAAGGTVHWAADADEANRIVTYLVKATGESEVVKVKSMATQEIGLNEALEAEGINAYETDLAELIVQLGKDRPSHILVPAIHRNRGEIRDIFAREMSEWGRPAPEGLTDTPAELAEAARVHLREKFLRAKVGVSGANFMVAETGTLVVVESEGNGRMCLTLPETLISVVGIEKIVPTWQDLEVFLQTLPRSSTAERMNPYTSTWTGTTDEDGPQTFHLVLIDNGRTDTLADEVGRQALRCIRCSACLNVCPVYERAGGHAYGSVYPGPIGAILSPQLRGTQSEIDASLPYASSLCGACYDVCPVAIDIPEVLVHLRERVVEGGVVTRDGAKVVLKPAKGHAAERAAMRAARWAFGHPGALRTGQRFASRTRRFHPRTLPGPGKAWSETRALPAVPAEPFRDWWQRTHGGKDASK encoded by the coding sequence ATGAGCGGTGGGACCTTCGTCGGGATGCCGTCCTTCCCGAAGGCCGCGCACGAGGCCGTCCACAACCAGACCCTGCGCGGCAATCTGCGCCACGCCACCCACACCATCCGCGCCAAGCGCGCGAACGCGGTCGCGGAGGTCTCCGACTGGGCCGAGCTGCGCGAGGCCGGCAAGCAGATCAAGGACCACACGCTCCGTCATCTCGACCGGTATCTGGTGCAGTTGGAGGAATCGGTCACGGCGGCCGGCGGCACCGTGCACTGGGCCGCCGACGCGGACGAGGCCAACCGGATCGTCACGTACCTCGTCAAGGCGACCGGCGAGAGCGAGGTCGTCAAGGTCAAGTCGATGGCCACACAGGAGATCGGCCTCAACGAAGCGCTCGAAGCCGAGGGCATCAACGCCTACGAGACCGATCTCGCCGAGCTGATCGTGCAGTTGGGCAAGGACCGGCCCTCCCACATCCTCGTCCCGGCCATCCACCGCAACCGCGGCGAGATCCGCGACATCTTCGCCCGCGAGATGAGCGAGTGGGGCCGCCCGGCACCGGAGGGCCTGACCGACACGCCCGCCGAACTGGCCGAGGCAGCACGCGTGCACCTACGGGAGAAGTTCCTGCGCGCCAAGGTCGGTGTCTCCGGCGCCAACTTCATGGTCGCCGAGACCGGCACGCTGGTCGTCGTGGAGTCCGAGGGCAACGGCCGGATGTGCCTGACCCTCCCCGAGACGCTGATCTCGGTCGTCGGCATCGAGAAGATCGTGCCGACCTGGCAGGACCTGGAGGTCTTCCTCCAGACACTCCCCCGCTCCTCCACCGCCGAGCGCATGAACCCGTACACCTCCACCTGGACGGGTACGACGGACGAGGACGGTCCTCAGACCTTCCATCTGGTCCTCATCGACAACGGCCGCACCGACACGCTCGCCGACGAGGTCGGCCGCCAGGCCCTGCGCTGCATCCGCTGCTCGGCGTGCCTCAACGTCTGCCCGGTGTACGAGCGGGCCGGCGGCCACGCGTACGGCTCGGTCTACCCGGGCCCGATCGGCGCGATCCTCAGCCCTCAACTCCGGGGCACCCAGAGCGAGATCGACGCCTCCCTCCCGTACGCCTCTTCGCTGTGCGGTGCCTGCTACGACGTCTGCCCGGTGGCCATCGACATCCCGGAGGTGCTGGTGCATCTTCGGGAGCGGGTCGTCGAGGGCGGCGTCGTGACCCGGGACGGCGCCAAGGTCGTACTCAAGCCCGCGAAGGGGCATGCCGCCGAGCGGGCGGCGATGCGTGCGGCGCGGTGGGCCTTCGGTCACCCGGGCGCTCTGCGCACCGGCCAGCGGTTCGCGTCCCGGACCCGTCGCTTCCATCCACGGACGCTGCCCGGGCCCGGCAAGGCGTGGAGCGAGACCCGGGCGCTGCCGGCGGTTCCCGCGGAGCCGTTCCGCGACTGGTGGCAGCGGACGCACGGAGGAAAGGACGCCTCGAAGTGA
- a CDS encoding LutC/YkgG family protein — MSSRDLILARVRRALADVPRDDTPYDQAFERGYLREHGDRSVEQTVDLLAENLADYRARVHRCDADGLAATIAGLLAERGSTSVVVPTGLDPEWLAATAVTRVADRLDSTPAELDRVDSVVTACAVAIAETGTIVLDGGPDQGRRRITLVPDHHICVVRVPDQVVSSVPQGLERLDPARPLTWISGPSATSDIELDRVEGVHGPRTLEVVLVSAE, encoded by the coding sequence GTGAGCAGCAGGGATCTGATCCTGGCCCGGGTGCGGCGCGCGCTCGCGGACGTGCCACGGGACGACACGCCGTACGACCAGGCCTTCGAGCGCGGGTATCTGCGCGAGCACGGGGACCGGAGTGTCGAGCAGACGGTGGATCTGCTGGCGGAGAACCTGGCGGACTACCGGGCGCGGGTGCACCGGTGTGACGCCGACGGGCTGGCGGCGACGATCGCCGGGCTGCTGGCCGAGCGGGGTTCGACGTCGGTCGTCGTGCCGACGGGCCTGGACCCGGAGTGGCTCGCGGCCACCGCCGTGACGCGGGTTGCGGACCGGCTCGACAGCACCCCGGCCGAACTGGACCGCGTCGACAGCGTCGTCACCGCGTGCGCGGTCGCCATCGCCGAGACCGGCACCATCGTCCTGGACGGCGGCCCGGACCAGGGCCGCCGCCGGATCACCCTGGTCCCGGACCACCACATCTGTGTCGTACGCGTCCCGGACCAGGTCGTGTCCTCCGTGCCCCAGGGTCTGGAGCGCCTCGACCCGGCCCGTCCGCTGACCTGGATCTCCGGGCCGTCCGCCACGAGTGACATCGAACTCGACCGGGTCGAGGGGGTGCACGGTCCGCGCACCCTAGAGGTGGTGCTGGTGAGCGCAGAGTGA
- a CDS encoding ABC transporter permease gives MNTLADACDWLTDSANWAGDDGVWHRLTQHLVLTVVCLVISCLIALPVALVLGHLGKDGALAVNISNVGRAIPTFAVLVLLLLTPIGKWREGPTVVTLVLFAVPPLLTNAYVGMREVDRDVVRASRGMGMTGRQMLWQVEVPLAMPMILNGVRIAAVQLVATATIAALAGGDGLGRTITAGFNLASTPQVVAGAVLVALFALLVEGVFEAAERLAPKRGAR, from the coding sequence GTGAACACACTGGCCGACGCCTGCGACTGGCTCACCGACTCCGCGAACTGGGCGGGCGACGACGGCGTGTGGCACCGGCTCACCCAGCACCTGGTGCTGACCGTGGTCTGTCTCGTCATCAGCTGTCTGATCGCGCTGCCGGTCGCGCTCGTCCTCGGCCACCTCGGCAAGGACGGCGCGCTCGCCGTCAACATCTCGAACGTCGGCCGCGCGATCCCCACCTTCGCCGTCCTCGTCCTGCTGCTCCTCACCCCCATCGGCAAGTGGAGAGAGGGCCCGACGGTCGTCACGCTCGTCCTGTTCGCCGTGCCACCGCTGCTCACCAACGCGTACGTCGGGATGCGCGAGGTCGACCGCGACGTCGTGCGGGCCTCGCGCGGTATGGGCATGACCGGGCGGCAGATGCTGTGGCAGGTCGAGGTGCCGCTCGCGATGCCGATGATCCTCAACGGGGTGCGCATCGCGGCCGTCCAGCTCGTCGCCACCGCCACGATCGCCGCGCTCGCGGGCGGCGACGGCCTCGGACGGACCATCACCGCCGGGTTCAACCTCGCGAGTACGCCCCAGGTCGTCGCCGGAGCCGTTCTCGTGGCCCTCTTCGCGCTGCTCGTCGAAGGCGTCTTCGAGGCGGCCGAGCGACTGGCACCCAAGAGGGGCGCACGATGA
- a CDS encoding ABC transporter permease, producing MTAPPDDCLARNEWICGEYLSTRRDILLDAVGQHLQLTALSVLIGLALAVPLAVPARRWGWAAGPVLAVTTILYTIPSLAMFSLLLPVYGLSAALVVAGLVLYSLTLLVRNILAGLRAVPEETRQAARGMGYGPIRLLLTVELPLALPAAMAGLRIATVSAVSLATVGAIVGFGGLGNLIYSGMNTFFKAQVLTASVLCVVIAADLLLLGVQWLITPWTRAARA from the coding sequence GTGACCGCGCCCCCGGACGACTGCCTCGCGCGCAACGAGTGGATCTGCGGTGAATACCTCAGCACCCGCCGCGACATCCTCCTCGACGCGGTCGGTCAGCACCTTCAGCTGACCGCGCTCTCCGTCCTCATCGGGCTGGCCCTCGCCGTGCCGCTGGCCGTGCCGGCGCGCCGCTGGGGCTGGGCGGCGGGCCCGGTGCTCGCCGTGACGACGATCCTCTACACGATCCCGTCGCTCGCCATGTTCTCGCTGCTCCTGCCGGTGTACGGGCTGTCGGCGGCCCTCGTCGTCGCCGGTCTCGTCCTGTACTCGCTGACCCTGCTCGTACGGAACATCCTGGCCGGACTGCGCGCCGTGCCCGAGGAGACCCGGCAGGCGGCCCGCGGCATGGGATACGGGCCCATCCGTCTGCTGCTCACCGTGGAACTGCCGCTCGCCCTGCCCGCCGCCATGGCCGGGCTGCGGATCGCGACCGTCTCGGCGGTATCGCTGGCCACGGTCGGCGCGATCGTCGGCTTCGGAGGGCTCGGCAACCTCATCTACTCGGGCATGAACACCTTCTTCAAGGCGCAGGTCCTCACCGCGTCCGTGCTGTGCGTCGTCATCGCCGCCGATCTGCTGCTGCTCGGTGTGCAGTGGCTGATCACCCCGTGGACCCGGGCGGCCCGGGCGTGA
- a CDS encoding lytic polysaccharide monooxygenase: MTAHRTAALLGTAPLLLAVWAAGPAAAHGAPTDPVSRVVACSPGAQQSQAAACRAAASSGIAAFDNLRLAGVNGRDRQVVPDGKLCSGGIAAYRGLDLARADWPSTKLTGGANMTLTYRSTIPHTGSFKLFLTKEGYDPTKPLTWSDLPSQPFATATDPALVNGAYRITAKLPSDRTGRHLLYTIWQNTSTPDTYYSCSDVVFPAAKENAGAGAGGSASEKPAATPTKAAPTKAAATPTPSESPAEATSAPVEPSVTVTDAAGEAVSSPGSDDDSQALALPLVAGGAAGLLITAGAAFTLRRRR, translated from the coding sequence ATGACCGCACACCGCACCGCCGCCCTCCTCGGGACGGCCCCGCTCCTGCTCGCGGTGTGGGCCGCCGGGCCCGCCGCCGCGCACGGTGCGCCGACGGACCCCGTGAGCCGGGTGGTGGCCTGCTCCCCCGGAGCGCAGCAGTCGCAGGCGGCGGCGTGCCGGGCGGCCGCCTCCTCCGGCATCGCGGCCTTCGACAATCTGCGCCTCGCAGGTGTCAACGGCCGGGACCGCCAGGTCGTCCCCGACGGCAAGCTGTGCAGTGGAGGCATCGCCGCCTACCGGGGCCTGGATCTGGCCCGCGCCGACTGGCCGTCGACCAAACTGACCGGCGGGGCGAACATGACGCTCACCTACCGGTCGACGATTCCGCACACCGGCTCGTTCAAGCTGTTCCTGACCAAGGAGGGCTACGACCCGACGAAGCCCCTGACCTGGTCCGACCTGCCGTCGCAGCCCTTCGCCACGGCCACCGACCCGGCGCTCGTGAACGGCGCCTACCGGATCACGGCCAAGCTGCCGTCCGACCGCACCGGACGCCATCTGCTCTACACGATCTGGCAGAACACGAGCACGCCGGACACGTACTACTCGTGCTCGGACGTGGTCTTCCCCGCGGCGAAGGAGAACGCGGGTGCCGGGGCCGGCGGGTCAGCGTCGGAGAAGCCCGCGGCGACACCGACGAAGGCCGCCCCCACCAAGGCCGCGGCCACTCCCACGCCGTCGGAGTCCCCGGCCGAGGCCACCAGCGCGCCCGTGGAACCGTCGGTCACCGTGACCGACGCGGCCGGCGAGGCGGTCTCCTCGCCCGGCTCCGACGACGACAGCCAGGCCCTGGCCCTGCCTCTCGTCGCGGGCGGTGCGGCCGGACTGCTGATCACGGCGGGCGCGGCGTTCACCCTGCGCCGCCGCCGGTGA
- a CDS encoding squalene/phytoene synthase family protein yields the protein MRTWRSCLESAGAHQGALRDDYMKVARFMQRREPAGYLAVRLLVPASHQPHVLAGYAFAAFTDDVCDRGTVQERTGHYDAWAEQVRTALSTGSAAHPLLRAFLHTAAERELPRRWVDSYLEGARIDLDFSGFETEADYQRYVEQLTWPFLMITSGLAHLGGGSAEFAASCRLFADAAQRTDILTDLSEDLRGGRLYLPLSDLDRHGITRADLEKGRDLPGVRALVAATVEAARATLHEATVLLEHCSEEHRRLMRFILDLHHQRLASVTARGASVARRPVRDRPVACLRLLAGRPTRRAVRATG from the coding sequence GTGCGGACCTGGCGGAGTTGTCTGGAATCGGCAGGAGCGCACCAGGGCGCTCTGCGTGACGACTACATGAAGGTCGCGCGTTTCATGCAGCGGCGGGAGCCGGCCGGCTATCTGGCGGTGCGCCTGCTGGTGCCCGCCTCCCACCAGCCCCATGTGCTGGCCGGGTACGCCTTCGCGGCGTTCACCGACGACGTCTGCGACCGGGGGACGGTCCAGGAACGCACAGGGCACTACGACGCGTGGGCCGAGCAGGTGCGTACGGCGCTGAGTACGGGAAGCGCCGCGCATCCTCTGCTGCGGGCGTTCCTGCACACCGCGGCGGAGCGTGAACTGCCGCGCCGCTGGGTCGACTCGTATCTGGAGGGTGCGCGGATCGACCTCGACTTCTCCGGGTTCGAGACCGAGGCCGACTACCAGCGGTATGTGGAGCAGCTCACCTGGCCGTTCCTGATGATCACGTCGGGGCTGGCCCATCTCGGGGGCGGGAGCGCCGAGTTCGCCGCCTCCTGTCGGCTGTTCGCCGACGCCGCCCAGCGCACGGACATCCTCACCGACCTGTCGGAGGACCTGCGCGGCGGGCGGCTGTATCTGCCCCTCAGCGATCTCGACCGGCACGGCATCACGCGCGCCGACCTCGAGAAGGGGCGCGACCTGCCCGGAGTCCGCGCGCTGGTCGCGGCCACCGTCGAGGCGGCGCGCGCCACGCTCCACGAGGCCACCGTGCTCCTGGAGCACTGCTCCGAGGAGCACCGGCGGCTGATGCGTTTCATCCTGGACCTGCACCACCAGCGACTGGCGTCGGTGACGGCCCGCGGCGCCTCGGTGGCCCGTCGTCCGGTACGGGACCGTCCGGTGGCGTGCCTTCGGCTGCTGGCCGGGCGTCCGACACGGCGGGCGGTCCGCGCCACTGGGTGA
- a CDS encoding ATP-binding protein, which yields MGDGGSLGDLVVAARDRAFVGRAAERAMFRSALAGDPHGSPVLYLHGPGGIGKSTLLRRFALEAREAGRLVVEVDGRTVPATPDDFEQAAGKAIGEPGSVLLVDAFEHCQGLEHWLWEHFLPRLPLGTVAVVAGRSAPDPRWVADPGWADLMHVVPLRNLARGDAATFLRVRGVPDGAHHALLSFTGGNPLALSLAAAVVVRQDADGTARAAEWAPGRDVIATLLPRLVGDPPSSAHRTALEVCAQADVTSEALLRAMMGERAPELFAWLRTQPFIESTPAGLFPHDVVREVLAADLRWRDPDGFAALRRRMYEYLLGRVREASAAQILPAMQALVYLHRTLGHLAQAFDWHSHGLVRELPCTPADEKRVVELVHEAEGPESAALARFWLDRQPEAFVVYRSTGTDDIVALSAWLQLAEPEGEDVDPVVAAAWAHVRTAGPLGTGERVAVARFHVNPQAYQRPSASMNLIQWRVIGEIVRSDDLAWSFVVMRDDGFWNDYLERSDMLPTDARPVVGDHGYRLFAHDWRTRPALAWMVEKNMALLAGAGIDVGSGTQLVDAIGELAPPPSGGTPREGADRVVLSRREFDTAVRDALRALWWPNELAANPLSRSRLVAAHGQSLHDVLLCAIDTVLAERGGEKRHRVVTTTYSKAAPTQEAVARRLGMSFSTYRRHLTAAVKRVSDVLWSHELSGEPMVPADRDATPDQRDGRSLDGPG from the coding sequence ATGGGGGACGGCGGCTCGTTAGGCGACCTCGTGGTCGCGGCGCGGGACCGGGCGTTCGTCGGGCGGGCGGCGGAACGGGCGATGTTCCGGTCCGCGCTGGCGGGGGACCCCCACGGTTCTCCGGTGCTTTATCTGCACGGGCCCGGCGGAATCGGCAAGTCCACGCTGCTCAGGCGGTTCGCGCTGGAGGCGCGGGAGGCGGGACGGCTGGTCGTCGAGGTCGACGGCCGTACGGTTCCGGCGACGCCCGACGACTTCGAGCAGGCCGCCGGAAAGGCGATCGGCGAGCCCGGATCGGTGCTCCTGGTCGATGCGTTCGAGCACTGTCAGGGCCTGGAGCACTGGTTGTGGGAGCACTTCCTGCCGCGGCTGCCGCTGGGCACGGTCGCGGTGGTCGCCGGGCGCTCGGCCCCCGATCCGCGCTGGGTCGCCGACCCGGGATGGGCGGACCTGATGCACGTCGTGCCGCTGCGGAACCTGGCCCGGGGCGACGCCGCCACCTTCCTGCGGGTACGCGGAGTCCCGGACGGGGCACACCACGCGCTGCTGTCCTTCACCGGCGGCAATCCGCTGGCCCTGTCCCTGGCCGCCGCGGTCGTTGTGCGGCAGGACGCGGACGGTACGGCCAGGGCGGCCGAATGGGCACCAGGCCGGGACGTGATCGCGACGCTGCTGCCACGACTCGTGGGCGATCCGCCGAGCTCCGCACACCGCACCGCGCTGGAGGTCTGCGCCCAGGCCGACGTCACCTCCGAGGCCCTCCTGCGGGCGATGATGGGCGAGCGCGCCCCCGAACTTTTCGCCTGGCTGCGCACCCAGCCCTTCATCGAATCCACCCCGGCGGGGCTCTTCCCGCACGACGTGGTGCGCGAGGTCCTGGCAGCCGACCTGCGCTGGCGCGACCCGGACGGATTCGCGGCCCTGCGCCGACGGATGTACGAGTATCTGCTCGGCCGCGTCCGGGAGGCGTCCGCCGCGCAGATACTCCCGGCGATGCAGGCGCTCGTGTACCTGCACCGGACCCTCGGCCATCTCGCGCAGGCCTTCGACTGGCACTCCCACGGCCTCGTGCGGGAACTCCCGTGCACTCCCGCCGACGAGAAACGCGTGGTGGAACTGGTCCACGAGGCGGAGGGCCCCGAGTCCGCCGCGCTCGCCCGCTTCTGGCTGGACCGGCAGCCCGAAGCGTTCGTCGTGTACAGGTCGACCGGCACCGATGACATCGTTGCCCTCTCCGCCTGGCTGCAACTCGCCGAGCCGGAGGGGGAGGATGTGGATCCGGTGGTGGCCGCCGCCTGGGCCCATGTGCGTACGGCCGGGCCGTTGGGAACGGGGGAGCGTGTCGCCGTCGCGCGTTTTCATGTCAACCCGCAGGCGTACCAGCGGCCTTCGGCCTCCATGAACCTGATCCAGTGGCGCGTCATCGGGGAGATCGTCCGGTCCGACGATCTCGCGTGGTCGTTCGTCGTGATGCGGGACGACGGCTTCTGGAACGACTATCTCGAACGCAGCGACATGCTGCCGACCGACGCCAGACCCGTGGTCGGCGACCACGGATACCGTCTGTTCGCCCACGACTGGCGTACCCGGCCCGCCCTGGCGTGGATGGTCGAGAAGAACATGGCCCTGCTGGCCGGTGCCGGCATCGATGTCGGCAGCGGCACCCAACTCGTCGACGCCATCGGCGAGTTGGCACCTCCGCCCTCGGGCGGAACTCCGCGGGAGGGGGCGGACCGTGTCGTGCTGTCCCGGCGGGAGTTCGACACCGCGGTACGGGACGCCCTGCGCGCGCTGTGGTGGCCCAACGAGCTCGCGGCCAACCCACTCAGCCGCAGCCGCCTCGTCGCGGCGCACGGCCAGAGCCTCCACGACGTCCTGCTGTGCGCCATCGACACCGTCCTGGCAGAGCGCGGCGGGGAGAAACGACACCGCGTCGTCACGACCACGTACAGCAAGGCCGCGCCCACCCAGGAGGCGGTGGCCAGACGCCTCGGGATGTCCTTCAGCACCTATCGCCGCCATCTGACGGCCGCGGTGAAGCGCGTCAGCGATGTGCTGTGGAGTCATGAACTGAGCGGGGAACCGATGGTGCCTGCCGACCGGGACGCGACGCCGGACCAGCGGGACGGCCGGTCGCTCGACGGCCCGGGCTGA
- a CDS encoding helix-turn-helix transcriptional regulator, whose product MTFPELAAFLKSRRDRVKPGDVGLPVGPRRRVPGLRREEVAQLAGLSADYYTELEQGRGAQPSEQTLAALARALRLAGDERDHLYHLADRRVPPAAHGPAAHVQPALLRLLDQLTGTPAQVITDLHETLVQNEAAAALIGRPPAVRGPAASFVFRWFTDPAARSLYPAPDHPRQSRAFVADLQVVAGRRGRDAEVARMIRELRRRSTEFTELWDTHDVGLRRNDHKRIVHPGLGVIEVECLTLFSEDGRQRLLWFTAPPGSRAAEQLRLLSVIGTQDMTEPAPLRP is encoded by the coding sequence GTGACCTTTCCCGAACTGGCGGCATTCCTGAAGTCCCGGCGCGACCGTGTGAAGCCGGGTGATGTGGGGCTGCCGGTCGGCCCCCGCAGGCGCGTACCGGGGCTGCGCCGGGAGGAGGTCGCCCAGCTGGCCGGCCTGTCGGCGGACTACTACACCGAGCTGGAGCAGGGGCGCGGCGCCCAGCCCTCGGAGCAGACCCTGGCCGCTCTCGCCCGCGCTCTGCGGCTGGCCGGCGACGAGCGCGACCATCTCTACCACCTCGCGGACCGGCGAGTCCCCCCGGCCGCGCACGGTCCCGCCGCCCACGTCCAGCCGGCGCTCCTCCGCCTCCTCGACCAGCTCACCGGTACGCCCGCGCAGGTCATCACCGACCTCCACGAGACGCTCGTCCAGAACGAGGCGGCCGCTGCCCTGATCGGCCGCCCTCCGGCCGTCCGCGGACCGGCGGCCAGCTTCGTCTTCCGCTGGTTCACCGACCCCGCGGCCCGCTCCCTCTATCCGGCCCCGGACCATCCCCGCCAGTCCCGGGCCTTCGTGGCGGACCTGCAGGTGGTCGCCGGCCGACGAGGCCGCGATGCCGAGGTGGCCCGGATGATCCGCGAACTACGCCGTCGCAGTACGGAGTTCACGGAGCTGTGGGACACCCACGATGTGGGCCTGCGCAGGAACGACCACAAACGCATCGTCCACCCCGGCCTCGGCGTCATCGAGGTCGAATGCCTCACCCTCTTCAGCGAGGACGGCCGCCAGCGCCTGCTCTGGTTCACGGCCCCGCCCGGCAGCCGTGCCGCCGAGCAACTGCGGCTGCTGTCCGTCATCGGCACCCAGGACATGACGGAACCGGCCCCTCTCCGGCCGTGA